ACGCCTGCGGTGCCAGCACCGTGAAACTGTTGAACCCGAACACCCGCGCGAACGCGGTCGCCACCCACAGCGCGCCCGGCGGCTTGTCCACCGTGATCGCGTTCCCCGCGTCGAGTGACCCGAACAGCCACGCCTTCCAGCTCTGCGTCCCGGCGAGCTCCGCGGCGGCGTAGAAACTGTTCCCGTACCCCGAGGCGGTCAGATTCCACAGGTACAGCAGCGCCGTACCGGCCAGCATCGCCAGCGCCGCCGGACGGACGTACGCCGCCTGCTCGGCGGGCCCACGCGCAAGTCGGCGCAGTCGCCCTGGCGGTCGGACAGGGGGATCGGCAGGCGGTTCCTGCACAACAGGTCGCTCGAGCAGCGTCGTCATGATCGTCTCCAGTTCGGCATACGGCTTCCACTGGTGACGATGACAAGTGGGTCTTCGGCGTCCCTGGGCGTCGGCTGGGAGCTCGCTGTGAGCCGGGAATGCCTGAGCTCTTGCCGTGGTTCGGGCAGGTAGTTTATTGTTGAACTACCAATCAGCGAGGAGCACATCATGCCCGCCGTGACCGTCAGTGACATCACCGTTCTGCCCCGCATCGGTGCGCAGGAGTCGGTGAACGAGCGCTCGGTGAAGTCGGTGACGTCCGCGCCGAGCGGGTACGAGGGCGAGGGCTTCCCGGTACGGCGGGCGTTCGCGGGCGTCGACCTCCGTGATCTGGACCCGTTCATCCACATGGACCAGATGGGTGAGGTGGAGTACGCGCCGGGTGAGCCGAAGGGCACGCCGTGGCACCCGCACCGCGGCTTCGAGACCGTGACGTACATGCTCGACGGGATCATGGAGCACCAGGACTCCAACGGTGGCGGCGGCGTGATCTCCAACGGCGACACGCAGTGGATGACCGCGGGCAGCGGCCTGCTGCACATCGAGACCCCGCCGGAGCACCTGGTGGTGAGCGGCGGCCTGTTCCACGGCATCCAGCTCTGGGTGAACCTGCCGAAGTCTCTCAAGTGGGCCCCGCCGCGCTACCAGGACATCCGCGGCGGTGACTCCGCCCTGCTCTCGACACCGGACGGCGGCTCGCTGATCCGGGTGATCGCCGGCTCGGTCGACGGTCACAACGGACCTGGTTCGACCCACACCCCGATCACGCTGGTGCACGCGACGGTCAGCCCTGGCGCCGAGATGGTGCTGCCGTGGCAGCCGGACTACAACGCACTCGTCTACGTACTGGCCGGTCAGGGCACTGTCGGGTCCGAGCGGCGTGCGATCCGTAAGGGCCAACTGGCCGTCTTCGGTCCCGGTGACACGATCCGCACGGCGGCGAGTACGACGCAGCCGCAGGCTGAGCCGAACCTCGACGTCCTCGTGATCGGCGGCCGCCCGATCCGTGAACCGATCGCGATGGCCGGTCCGTTCGTGATGAACACCCGCGCCGAGGTCATCCAGGCCTTCGAGGACTTCCAGGCCGGCAAGCTCGGCAGCATCCCCGCAGTCCACGGCGCCCCGACCGAACTCCGAAGCACCGACTGAGGGGGGTGTCTGATGGTTCCCCGCCTACTGCGGGGCACTCGGCACGGCACCTCGCCGCACGGGTGCAAAGGCCACGATGCTCCGCATCGAGACCTTCGCCCCCGCACGCCGATGCACCGCACCGAGCACCTCCTCGCTACGGCGCGGAACCATCAGACACCCCCTAACCCTCGGGGTAGAACAAGAACAGTGTGCAGCCCTGGGTGGACTGTGGAACGTGGGACGACCCGGCCGGGGCGTGGATGAACGAACCGGCCGGGTAGTCGCGTTCACCGTCGTTGAACACCCCGTCCACGACGAACACCTCCTCTGGCCCCGGATCGTGGACGTCGATGCCTTTCCAGCTCGATCCCGGATCCATCTGCAGCACGAACGCCTTGGCGACCGCACCGGACCACAGCGGCCGCAGTCTGATGCCGGGAAACAGTTCGCGGACCGGTGCGTCGTCGACCGACGCCCACTCGTAGTTCTCCATGCCTCCGATCCTCGCGCCGTGCACAGGTTCGTCCCCAGTGTCAGGAAAGTCCCGATCAGGTACTTTTCTGCCATGCATCGCGTCGTCGCACTGGTGACCGCGCCGCAGGCGAGCTTCGAGCTCGGGTGTGCGGCGGCGGTCTTCCGCGATCCGCCGTACCGCTTCAGCGTCTGCACCGAGATACCCGGAAACGTCCGCACCACCGAGGGTTTCGACATGGTGGTGACGTCCGGGCTGCGTGCGCTCGACAGCGCCGGCACGATCGTCGTTCCAGGCTGGCTGCCGATCAATCGCGTGCCGTCCGAGCAGGTACTGCGTGCGCTCACCCGAGCCCATCGACGCGGCGCACGGCTCGTCAGCATCTGCTCGGGTGCGTACCTGCTCGCCGCGACAGGCCTGCTCGACGGGCGCCGGGTCGCGACGCATTGGCGGTACGCCGACGAACTGCAGCGCCGATTCCCCGCGGTCCAAGTGGATCCGGACGTGCTGTACGTCGACCACGGGGATGTCGCGACGAGTGGCGGGTCGGGGACTGGGATCGACCTGTGCCTGCACCTGGTGCGCCGCGATTGCGGGGCGTCGTACGCCGCCTGGGTTGCCGGGCGGATGGTGATGCCGCCGCATCGCGAAGGTGGTCAGGCGCAGTACCGCTCGACGGATCCGGTGCCGAAGGAGTCGCTGGGAGGCCTGCTGGACTGGGCTGTCGAACGCTTGGACAAGCCGCTCACGATCGACGACCTGGCTCGGCGGGCGAACGTCTCGCCGCGGACCCTGGCGCGGCGCTTCGAGCAACAGTTGGGCGCGGCGCCAGGGCAGTGGTTGCTGGCTCAGCGGATCGCCAGAACACGTGTTCTGCTGGAGGAAACGGACCTTTCCGTCGACGCCATCGCGACCCGCGTGGGCCTATCGTCCGCGACCAATCTCCGGAGACGGTTCCGCGCCGCACTCCACACCACCCCGAGCGCCTACCGCCGCGCGTATCAGGGCACGTAGTCGCCGGTGTCATCGAGCGTGATGTAGTGCTCGATGCGTGGGTCGTCCGGATCGCCGCCGTACAGCTCGACGAAGCGGCGCGCCGCGGGAGGCCCGCCGTACTGCGGGTTGAGTGTGCCGCGCAGGCTCTTGAACATCAACGAGAGATCGACGTACCGGTCGCCGGCGCCGAGCCGGCTGAGATCCAGGATGCCGCTGAAGCGCAGTGTCGTCGGGTCGATGAAGACGTTCGGCGCCGCGTAGTCCCCGTGGGTCACGGCGGTTCCGGTGCCAGGGAACGGCGAGGCGAACGGGCAGTCGGCGAGCTCGTCGAGTGCCCGCAGACCGTCGGCGATGGCCGCGAGCACGGCGGGGCGATCGCGCGCCGGCCACGGTTGGGACGCGTCGCGGCCGGACAGCTCCGTGGTCAGCAGCCAGTTGTTGCCTTGATCAATGATGTGCGGGCAGGGGAAACCGGTCGAGCCGAGCCACGCCAGTCGGTCCGCCTCATCGGACACACCGGGGCCGGCCTTGTAGTACAGGCGTTCCGGGCCGCGGTCGAGCCGGACCACCGTCGCGTCGGAGCAACCGACCGAGATCGGTTCGGCGCCGTCAGCGCCGAACCGATCCTGGAGAAGATTCAGATCCACTCACCGAAGGTTACGGTGCAGCGCCGAAATCAGCTCCCCATTTGTGGTGTCGCCGTCGAGTGACCAGATCATCGCGCCGCCCAGATCGCGGTGCGAGATGTACTGCGCTTTCCGTTTCATCTCGACCGGGTCGTCCCAGGTCCAGAACGTCGTACCGTCGAACAGCCACGCGAAACCGGCGCGCTTGTCGCGGTAGACCGTGTAGTTCGCCAACTGCGCCTTCAGGTAGCGATAGTCCTCGGTGCCGGCGTCGAAGGTCGACGGCGCCGGGCCGGTCGACGGCTGGAAGAGGCCGTTGTTCGCATCAGCCACGCCGGTCCAGCCATGGGAGTAGAACGGCACGCCCATCACCAGTTTGCTCCGCGGCGCGCCGCGGGCCAGGTAGGCGTCGATCGTCACCTGCGAACTGAACTCCGGTGTCGTCGGATCACCCGCCGGACCGTCGATCGCGGACTGCTGGTTGGTGAGTGTCTCCCACGGGCCGTGGTAGTCGTACCCCTGCGTCGTACCGAACGTCAGGTCCTTGAACAGCTGACGGACCTCGAACCCGCGGTCGATCATCGCCGGGTTCGCAGGCAGGAACGCAGTCAGGTCGTGCCTGCCCGGCAGTCGGTCGAGTTGCTTGCGGTACTCGTGCACCAGCGCGGTGAAGTTCTGCTTGTCCTCCGGCCGGATCACGTTGCCCGGGTTGCCTTCGCTGGCAGGCCATTCCCAGTCGAGGTCGATGCCGGTGAAGATGCCCTTCGCGGCGCCGGCCGGAAGACCCGGCAGATTGCCCTTCAGCCACATATCCAGGCACGACTTCACATGCGCGGCCCGCGAGGCCGGCGTGAGCGCCGCGTCGGAGAAGTGGGCCGAGCCGGTCCAGCCGCCGAGCGAGATGCTGATCCGGAGCTTCGGGTACTTCTGCTTCAGTTGCTTGAGCTGATTGAGGTTGCCGTTGAGCACCTGTCCGGGCTCGTCGGCCTTGCCGTTGACGCTCTGCTCGGCGGTGAACGGTCGCTGGTAGTCGGCCCACGGGTCGCTGCTGAGGCAGTTCCCCTGGGCGTCGACGAAGCCGAACGCGTAGTTGATCTGGGTCAGCCGGGCCGCGGACCCGTTCTTCACCAGATCGCTGACCAGAAAATTCCGGCCGTACCCACTCCAGTTGGTGTAGTACCCCACCACTCGTTTGTCGCTGCCGTGCGCTTCGGCAGGTACGGCGGCAGTCGTTGGTACGACCATCGCAGCCGCCATCAGCAGCCCCACACTCCGACGCCTCATAACACCCCCATCGGAAGGATCCTGCGCACACAGTAGGACCGCGGGACGACTTATGCAATGTCTCTGCAAAAACTAGAATGCCGACATGATCCGACCGGCCGAACCAACCGACACTGACGCGGTCACGGAGATCGCCCGGACCGCGTTCGAGCACTACATCCCACGCATCGGCGTACCCCCGATCCCGATGCTGGTCGACTACGCCGCAGCGATCACCGCAGCCAAGGTCTGGGTCGCCGCGGATGCCGGATCCGTCCTCGGCTTCGTACTGCTGGAGGACGAGCCGGACTCGCTCCTCCTGGACGTTCTGGCCGTCGCCCCCACCGCCCAAGGCCAAGGAATCGGCGCCGCCCTCCTGACCTTCACCGAAACCGAGGCCCGCTCCCGCGGCTACCACCGCATCACCCTCTACACCAACGAAGCCATGACCGAGAACCTCGCCTACTACCCCCACCACGGCTACACAGAAACCGCCCGGGAATCCATCCAAGGCCGCCACCGCGTCTTCTTCGAGAAACAGCTCTGACAGACGACTGACGAGATTCGTCAGTCGTCAGGCGGCCGGGCCGTAGGGCACGGATAGGGTCGGTGGTATGACGACTGTTGCTGGGGATCTTGCGGCGGGTGGGGTTCTGCGGGCCTCGATCAATCTGGGGAATCCGGTGTTGGCGCAGGGGACGGCGGAGGCGCCGGGTGGGGTGACTGTCGATATCGCGCGGGAGTTGGCGCGGCGGTTGGGGGTGTCGTTGGAGTTGGTCTGTTTCGATGCGGCGCGGAAGTCGTTCGAGGCGATGACGACCGGGCAGGCGGATCTCTGTTTTCTCGCGATCGACCCGGCGCGGGCGACCGAGGTGGCGTTCACCGCGCCGTACGTCGTGATCGAGGGGGTGTTCGCCGTACCGCGGGATTCCGGGCTGACGGCAGTCGCCGAGGTGGATGCGCCGGGGGTGCGGATCGGGGTGAAGCAGGGGTCGGCGTACGACCTCTACCTGACCAGGACGTTGCAGCAGGCAACGGTTGTCCGCGGGGCGGAGGGCGTCGACGTGTTCCGCGACGAAGGGCTCGAGGTGGCGGCCGGCATCCGGCAGCCGATCACCCGGTACGTCGCCGAGCACCCGGAGCTGCGCCTGATCGACGAGCGGTTCATGCAGATCCAGCAGGCCGTCGGCACCGCGAAGTCGAAGCACCCGGACACGGTCGCCTACCTGCACGACCTGATCGAGGACCTGAAGTCCTCAGGCTTCATCGCCGCGTCCCTCGCCGCCTCTGGGCAGGCCGACGCCACGGTGGCCCCGCCCGCCTGAGCCTGCCTGCCCTTACGGGCAGTGACGAGGCAACAACCTGCCGTGGCAGGTGGTTCTGGCAACCATTCGATAGGGTCCGGACATCTATCGGTGAGTGGCCGTATGACTCCGCTCTGTGAGTGGACTAGTGCGGCCCGCTGTGAGGACAACCGATCGGGAGGGACTCCATCGTGGTATCCACACCACGATCGAGGCGCCTCGGCGTTGCCGCCGTCGCCTTGATCGCCGCCTTCGGGCTCAGTGCCCCGGGCCAAGCAACAGCCGCCCCGGGCCAAGCAAAAGCCGGCCCCCAAGCTCACCCAGCCAAGGACCAGAGCGTCACGCTGATCACCGGTGACCGGGTCACCCTGCGCGGCGGCGACCCCGCCCGCGCGATGATCCGGCCCGGCGAGGGCCGGACCGACGTCGCGTTCAGCTCGTACCGGCTGAAGGACCACTTGTACGTCGTACCGTCCGACGTCAGCGCGCGCCTGGCCGGCGGCAAGCTCGACAGCCGCCTGTTCGACGTGACCGCGCTCATCAAGGACGGGTACGACGAAACGCTGCCGCTGATCGTCACGTACAGCGGCAAGGCGCAGAAGCGAGCCGCCATACCGGGAGCGACCGTGTCGCGCCAACTGCCCGTCATCAACGGCGCCGCGCTGAAGGTCACCAAGGACTCCAAGGTCCTGGACGGGGCCGGTATCGACAAGATCTGGCTCGATGGCAAGCGCAAGGTCACGCTGGACCAGTCGGTCCCGCAGATCGGCGCGCCGACCGCCTGGCAGGCGGGCTACACCGGCAAGGGCATCCCGGTCGCGGTTCTCGACACCGGGATCGACAAGTCGCACCCCGACCTCGCCACCCAGGTGGTCGGCGGCAAGAACTTCACCGACGCCCCGGACGGCGACCACTTCGGTCACGGTACGCACGTCGCCTCGACGATCGCCGGTACGGCGGCCGCGTCGAGCGGCAAGTACAAGGGCGTGGCCCCGGACGCGAGGCTGTACGACGGCAAGGTCTGTGACGACTTCGGCAGCTGCCCGGACTCCGCGATCCTGGCCGGCATGGAGTGGGCCGCGACCGAGGTCAAGGCCAAGGTCGTCAACCTGAGCCTCGGCGGCACCGACGCCCCGGGGATCGACCCGCTCGAGGAGGCCGTGAACCGGTTGACCGCGCAGACCGGCACCCTGTTCGTGATTGCCGCCGGCAACGACGGTCCGGGGGAGCAGACCATCGGCTCGCCGGGTAGCGCGGACGCTGCGCTCACCGTCGGCGCGGTCGACAAGCAGAACCAGCTGGCCGACTTCTCCAGCCGCGGCCCGCGCGTCGGCGACGGCGCCGTGAAGCCGGACATCAGCGCTCCGGGCGTCTCGATCGTCGCCGCGAAGGCGAAGGACTCGATCATCGGCGAGCCGGTCGGCGACGACTACCTGCGGCTCGACGGTACGTCGATGGCGACGCCGCACGTGGTCGGATCGGTCGCGATCCTCGCGCAGGAACACCCGAACTGGAAGGCCGCCGAGCTCAAGGGCGCGCTGATGGGTTCGGCCAAGCCGGCCGCGGACCAGACCGCGTTCGAGCAAGGCGCCGGCCGGGTGGATGTTGCCAAGGGCATCAAACAGACGGTGATCGCCGAGCCCGGCAACGTCTCCTTCGGTACGGCGGTCTGGCCGCACGACGACGACGCCCCGGTCACCAAGACCGTGACGTACCGCAACCTCGGCGACCAGGCCGTGACGCTCAACCTGGCCGCGTCGCTGACCGGCCCGGACGGCAGTCCTGCTCCGGCGGACGCGCTCAAGCTGAGTGCAGCCACGGTCACCGTTCCAGCGGGCGGCACCGCCACGGTCCAGGCGACCTCGAACACCAAGCACGCCGGCCCGGACGGCATGTACTCCGGCCGCCTCACCGCGACCGCCGGCGACGCCAGCGTCACGTCCGCGATCGGTGTGGACAAGGAGAAGGAGAGCTACAACCTCACGCTGAAGGCGATCGGCGTGGACGGCAAGCCGACTCCGTTCGACGGCGCCCTGAGCGCGTTGGACCGGAACCTGTTCCAGTTCCTCGGCGACGGCACCGACACACTCAAGGTGCGCCTCGTGAAGGGTGAGTACCTGGTGCAGAGCAGCCAGTACGTCGAGCTGCCGAACGGCGACTTGGCCAGCTACGGGCTGCTGCAGCCGTCGGTCAAGCTCACCGAGGACACCACGGTGGTGTTCGACGCGCGGACGACCAAGCCGGTCAAGGTGACCGTGCCGCAGGCCGGCGCGGAGGCAGCGCTCGCCGACGTCGGGTTCGACCGGAAGTCCGCCGACGGTCAGTTCGGACTGAGCTACGCCAGTCTGTCGTTCGGATTCGGGGCGATGTACTCCGCGCAGGTGGGGTCCGCCGTGTTGCCGCCGGAGCAGTTGACCGGCCATGTCGCGTCGCAGTGGGCGAAGCCGGACGCCGAGGGGTCGTACGACAACTCGCCGTACCTCGTCGGTCAGCTCGACACGTTCCCGGGCGTGTTCCCGACCGGCTTCGTGCGAGCCGTCAAGGCGAAGGAACAGGCCACCGTTCAGCAGACCGTCAACGCCACCAGCGACCGCCAGCACGAACGGATCGTGTTCGGTAACGCGCCGGGGATGAGCGGCGCTTGGGCGGTCGGGCTGATGTACGGCAAGGCCCCGCTGACCACGACGGCGTACGTCGACGGCAAGCCGGCCACCTGGCAGACCGAGGTCGACGAGATCATCCCGAGCACGGATCCGGAGAACCCGTTCCCGGAGACGATCAGCCGGCTCATGTCGCCGGCGAAGGAGTACCGGGCCGGCAAGTCGTACCGCGAGCGGTTCAACGCGGCGGCGTTCTCGATCGCGCCGGACGCGGCGGTTCGGCAGGCGAACAGCCTGTTCGTGTCGGCCTACGGTCTCGGTGACGCGGACGGGAACGGCGGGTTCATCGTCACCGACTCGGAGTCCAGCAAGCTGATCCAGGACGGGAAGGTCGTCGCCGAGTCGCCGTTCTTCGGGTACGTCGAGGCGTCCGAGCTGCCGGCGGCGAAGACGACGTACACGCTGGAGTCGACGCAGACGCAGTCGAAGAGCCCGTTCGCCACCCGGACCGATCTGCGGTGGACGTTCAGTTCGGCGGCCACGTCCGAGGAGACCAGGCTGCCGCTGCTGGGTATCCGCTACCAGCCGACGGTGGACGATCACAACGTCGCCGAGCGCAAGCCGGTCACCGTCCTGCCCGTCGTAGTGGACGCGCAAGCTGGGCAGGAGCGGCCGGTGATCCGCAAGCTGACGGTCCAGGTGTCCGGCGACGGCGGTAAGACCTGGAAGAACGCCGCGGTAGCGCCGATCGGTCACGGCCGGTACAAGGCGATCTTCCAGACGCCGGCCGGAAAGTCCGTCTCGCTGCGGTCGCACCTGGTCGACGGCGCGGGCAACGTCACGGACCTGACGGTGATCGGGTCGTACGCGATGCGCTGACGACGCAACCCCGGAGACCGGTTGCCGCGTTCTAGGTGTTGCGCAGACAACCGACTTTTTGGGGTGAGGCAGTGAGCTCGAGATCTACGCGCAGAGGAATGCCCGCGATCGCCGTCCTGGCGGTCGCGGGCTTTGCCGTCGGGGTGATGACACCGGCCGATGCGGCGCCGGCCGCCAAACCGTCCGCTGAGAAGGCAGCCCAGACCGGTGGCAAGGACGTCAGTGTCACGCTGATCACCGGCGACCGGGTGCTGCTGCCCGGCGGCGACATGACCAAGGCGACCGTCGAGCCCGGTGCCGGCCGGGAGCACGTCGGCTTCAACACCTACCGGGTCCGGGACCACGCGTACGTGATCCCGGCCGACGTCTACAAGGCGGTCGGGGACGGCCGGATCGACCGTCGGCTGTTCGATGTCGCCGAGTTGGTGAAGGACGGGTACGACGACGCGTCGACGAGCACCATCCCGGTGCTGACGACGTACGCCGGCACTGCGAAGCGCGCCGTACCGGCCGGAACGCGGGTCACGCGGCAGCTGCCGTCGATCAGCGGCGCGGCGATGAAGGTCAGCAAGAGCAACGCCAAGGCGTTCATGAGCTCGGCCGGGTTCAGCAAACTGTGGCTGGACGGCAAGCGGAAGTTGCTGCTGGACCAGTCGGTGCCGCAGATCGGCGGACCGGTCGCGTGGCAGGCCGGGTACACCGGCAAGGGCGTGTCGGTCGCTGTGCTCGACTCGGGCGTCGACGCGACCCACCCGGATCTCGCGACGCAGATCGCGGGGGAGAAGAACTTCACCGGTGAGTCAGCGGACGACGTGGTCGGCCACGGTACGCACGTCGCGTCGACGATCGCCGGCACCGGTGCCGCGTCGGACGGGCGCTACAAGGGCGTGGCGCCGGACGCGCGCATCTACGACGGCAAGATCTGTGAGGTCTGGGGCTGCGACGAGTCCGCGATCCTCGCCGGCATGGAATGGGCCGCGAACGACGTCAAGGCGAAGATCGTCAACCTCAGCATCGGCGGCCAGGACACACCGGAGCTCGACCCGATCGAGGAAGCCGTCAACCGGCTGACCGCGCAGTCCGGCACTCTGTTTGTGATTGCCGCCGGCAACGAAGGTTCGGGGGACGGGACGATCAGCTCGCCCGGCAGCGCGGACGCGGCGCTGACGGTCGGCAACGTGACCAAGCAGGACCAGCTCAACCCGACGTCGAGCCGCGGTCCGCGCGTCGGGGACAGCGCGCTGAAGCCCGACGTAACCGCGCCGGGAACGGACATCGTGGCGGCGAAGTCGAAGGACTCCTCGATCGGCGAACCGGTCGGCGACAAGTACCTACGGCTTTCCGGTACGTCGATGGCGACGCCGCATACCGCCGGCGCTGCAGCGATTCTGCTGCAGGAGCACCCGTCCTGGACGCCGGCCGAGCTGAAGGCGGCGTTGATGGGATCGGCGAAGGTCGCGGCCGACCAGACGTCGTTCCAGCAGGGCGCCGGGCGGATCGACCTGACCACGGCGATCAAGCAGACGGTGGTGACCGAGTCCGGCAACGTGTCGTTCGGGAAGGCGACGTACCCGCACTCCGACGACCAGCCGGTCACGCGCGACGTGACGTTCCGCAACCTGGGTGACGCGGCCGTCACGCTGTCGCTGACGTCGGTGCTGAACGGGCCTGACGGTGCGGCAGCTCCGACGGGTGCGCTGAAGCTGAGTGTCGACTCGGTGACCGTCCCGGCCGGTGGTACGGCGTCCGTGCAGGCGACGTCGGACACTACGCTCGGCGGCGCGGACGGGCTGTACAGCGGTCGGATCACGGCCACCGGGGGCGGCCAGACGGTCGTCGTACCGGTGGGTGTGGACAAGGAAGGTCCGACGTACAACCTGACCGTCAAGCTGATCCGGCCCGACGGTGCACCGGACCCGGACTACCCGGTGTCGGTCACGGGCGTCGACAACAACGAGAACGACATGTACTCGCCGGACGCGAACGGCACGGTCACTCTCCGGCTGGCGCAGGGTGAGTATCTGCTCAACCAGTTCCAGGAGTTCGAGCGTGGGACCGAGGACTGGATCTTCTTCACGCTGGTCGCACCGAGCGTCAAGCTCACCTCGGACCAGACCGTCGTCCTCGACGCGCGGAAGGCGAAGCCGATCACCACGTCAGTGCCGAAGGCCGACGCGAAGCAGGCCAACTCGGGCATCGGCTTCGACCGGAAGATCAAGGGCGGCACGTACATGTACTCCGCGGGCGGTTTCCTGTCCGGGACGATGTACACGTTCAGCGCCGGGCCGAAGCTGCCCGCGGACGAACTGTCCGGGTCCGTCACGTCGCAGTGGGGTGTGCCGGGCGCGGACGGGTTGTTCACGAACACGCCGTACCTGTACGGGATCGCGA
This Kribbella sp. NBC_00482 DNA region includes the following protein-coding sequences:
- a CDS encoding S8 family serine peptidase, with amino-acid sequence MPAIAVLAVAGFAVGVMTPADAAPAAKPSAEKAAQTGGKDVSVTLITGDRVLLPGGDMTKATVEPGAGREHVGFNTYRVRDHAYVIPADVYKAVGDGRIDRRLFDVAELVKDGYDDASTSTIPVLTTYAGTAKRAVPAGTRVTRQLPSISGAAMKVSKSNAKAFMSSAGFSKLWLDGKRKLLLDQSVPQIGGPVAWQAGYTGKGVSVAVLDSGVDATHPDLATQIAGEKNFTGESADDVVGHGTHVASTIAGTGAASDGRYKGVAPDARIYDGKICEVWGCDESAILAGMEWAANDVKAKIVNLSIGGQDTPELDPIEEAVNRLTAQSGTLFVIAAGNEGSGDGTISSPGSADAALTVGNVTKQDQLNPTSSRGPRVGDSALKPDVTAPGTDIVAAKSKDSSIGEPVGDKYLRLSGTSMATPHTAGAAAILLQEHPSWTPAELKAALMGSAKVAADQTSFQQGAGRIDLTTAIKQTVVTESGNVSFGKATYPHSDDQPVTRDVTFRNLGDAAVTLSLTSVLNGPDGAAAPTGALKLSVDSVTVPAGGTASVQATSDTTLGGADGLYSGRITATGGGQTVVVPVGVDKEGPTYNLTVKLIRPDGAPDPDYPVSVTGVDNNENDMYSPDANGTVTLRLAQGEYLLNQFQEFERGTEDWIFFTLVAPSVKLTSDQTVVLDARKAKPITTSVPKADAKQANSGIGFDRKIKGGTYMYSAGGFLSGTMYTFSAGPKLPADELSGSVTSQWGVPGADGLFTNTPYLYGIANYFPGEFPTGFDRKVKQSDLATVDSTVNAATDARLFKMLHPVMPDGGGGWARVIRVDPPRTIRYYLDDTQYGWSGRTEEDTDGGDFPFPKWRLEGKPVLYKAGRYYQERWNAATFVPSVYAATRSGSELNISLYSLTDADGHVGAITMTPASAKLYRDGTEIASSPYFGNIDVADLPAGKASYKLVTTGTQDVWPFSTRVDLEATFTSSADQTSVPIRTVAFRPELDGNNTMERKPVTVLPYEVKGGAVAKVKIEYSGDAGATWRQAPVAGGKAIFPTPAGKTVSLRSTATDAAGNSTTQTVIAAYSLR